One Nicotiana sylvestris chromosome 12, ASM39365v2, whole genome shotgun sequence genomic window carries:
- the LOC138883329 gene encoding uncharacterized protein encodes MESLNNHDFIPFSIDSHGPIISHLCYVDDIILFSSEPESLKIMMEKIETYQKISVQLVNKAKSGFYVNFQDDDIRINQIKQIIGYNHCHFPMQYLGCPICIGRKKVVYFNNMVANIAKRLQGWQGYSTSHSISGTSSQGNFLPD; translated from the exons ATGGAGTCCTTAAATAATCATGATTTTATCCCTTTCTCTATAGATAGTCATGGTCCTATTATATCTCATTTATGTTATGTTGACgatataattttattttcctCTGAACCTGAATCCTTGAAGATCATGATGGAAAAGATAGAGACTTATCAGAAAATCTCAGTGCAACTAGTAAACAAAGCCAAATCTGGTTTTTATGTCAACTTTCAAGATGATGATATAAGAATCAACCAAATCAAGCAGATTATTGGATACAATCACTGTCACTTTCCAATGCAATATCTTGGATGTCCTATCTGCATAGGAAGGAAAAAAGTTGTTTATTTTAACAACATGGTGGCTAATATAGCCAAAAGACTCCAAGGATGGCAAG GCTATTCCACTTCACACTCTATCAGTGGTACATCCTCCCAAGGCAACTTTCTCCCAGATTGA